The Sulfolobus sp. A20 genomic interval TCTGAGCTATCTCAATAATTCTATAGTCCAGCTTACTTCTAAGATCTTCCTTAATTTCTAACATCTTTATACTCCTCTATCTATTAAATGATAAGACTAATCTTATAAAGTAATTGTTAAATGATTTTTATATAACCTTTAATACAGTATATTATTTGCTTAAACTTTCCTTTTTTTATAATTTAAATAAATATAATGAATAAAAAATATTGATACTAACTTGTTTATGACAAAGAGAGTACTATATGATGAACATAAAAAAAAGTAATTGTTGAATCTCTCGATAGCGAGATTCTCCTTTTTATAAATGTTTATCCCTAAATAGAAATTCTTAAACAATTTATGTAGTATTTTTTAAGCCAAAAATTAAGTTAGACTTATCTAAGACGTGAAGAAACCGAGATAACAGTAATAAATAATTTTCTTAGGTAAATGACTGCCCTGTAATCGATCTACATGAAATGCAAAAACTCTTTTAATGAAAAGTTGTGATATAGTCTTTATACAAATTTTTGGTTAAGTAGCACATCTAATTTACAAAAGTCTATAAGATTACGTTCAAGAAAAGGCAGTTTATTTATACTTCCTAACATATGTTTTTGCTAGAATGGAAATAAGGCTTAAGAGAAGTGATTTTAAGACAGGTGAAAGGAAAAGAATTGATGCCAATGGAAGAGGGATAATTATATTTTGTTTAGGTCCTAATAAGTTCTTCGCATTTGACGATAAGTGTCCTCATTTGGGATGTGATATTTTTAAATACGGAGTAATCATAAAAGAAGAGCTAATCTGTCAGTGTCATTTTTCTCATTTCTCTATATACGATGGAAGTCCTAGGAAAGGAGCCTCCAAAAAGCCAATAAAGACTTATAAGGTAAAAATTGAAGATGATAATATAGTAATATATGACTAGCATATCTTAACTTATAGAGATTTTTGCGCCTAATGAAATTAGATCCTTCCAATAATTAGGATTGCTCTTATTTACGCACTCAGCCTCTTCTACTGTCCCACCACTAATTAATCCTAGCACAGAAGAAAGCATCGCAACTCTGTGATCATTATAACATTTAGTTATGTTAATACTTCTCACGGCATCTATGCCTTTACCAACTATAGAGAGTGTATTATCCTCAACATTAACCTCTATGCTATAAGAATTAAGGATGTCTTTTATACTATTAACACGATCGCTTTCCTTAATTCTTAACCTCTTTATATTGTACAGCTCACTAATACCGTAGGCAATCCCAGCTAATCCAGAGATGGGCATTGCTAGATCAGGGATATCATCAATATCTAACCTTATAGGCGAGTATTTATGTTCAGCCCTCAAGTACCATTTTCCTTCGTCATATATACTATAAGCTCCCATCTTACTAAATATTTGAACTATATTATGATCGCCAAAGTAATTCCCAGGCTTCCATAAATTGTAAATAGTTAATTCTCCTCCCGTCACTAAAGAGGCTAATGCATAAAATGCGGATAATCCATAATCTCCTCCTACTTCTCCATCATACTCCTCTAACCTCAAGGTTTCTATAGTTATTATATTATCTTTAATATTTACTCTAGAACCTTGTTTATTGAATATATCAGCAGTAAGATAGACGTAACTTCTTGATGAAAATGGGGGAATTACCTCTATTTTCCCGCCATTCAAAATATGTAGAGCATAAATTAGTCCCGATATATATTGGCTACTCTCGTCTCCATGTATTTTAATGTAATCTGAGTTTAACTTTCCACTCATCTTAACGGGCAAAGACTCAGAAGAGAATTTTACACCATAATTGCCTAATGTCTCGACCACTCTTTTTATGGGTCTTCTTCTTAGAGGCTCGTCGGCATCTATTATTACCTCCCCTCCTACAGCAGATATTATCGGAATTAACATTCTGAGAGTAGTAGCAGAACCTTTCAGCTTAATATATTTCTCCTTTATCTCAAGACTCTTAGGTGGAATGAACTCAAAATCGTTGTTTACATTAACACCTAGTGCCTTTACAGCATTTATCGCATCACTTACATCCTCAGACAATACGAGATCTTTTAATTTAACTTTGGTAAAGAGAGAGAGAAAAATTAATCTAATAGCTATACTTTTAGACTGTGGAGCTTTTATCGTACCAGTAATTTTAGATGGATAAATCTTTGCAATCAAGATTCATTGGCCTAGTTATAATAACGTTTCCATATCTCTTAAGAATTTCGTATACTGGACCTTCATCGCCTTCCTTTACTATGGCGAAATATGAAGGACCGTTACCGCTTATCCCACTAGCAACAGCACCTTTCTTTAATGCGTCTCTTACGGGATCAAGGGAATATCCCAGTAAATTGGCTATCAAAATACCATTAAGTTTCATAGCCTCCAGAGGATCTCTCAACCCAATTTGAAAGATTTCTTCAAATATCATTTGAAAGTCTCTTAGCTTCTTTATATCTATATTAATTTGTCTTCCTCCTCTTAATAATACAAGTACTGATATATCTTCGATGGGTTTTTGAACTTTTATTATTTTAAAATATTTATTGTAAGTATAAGATATACCGCCACAAAAGGCAGCTGTAGCGTCGTCAAGTGCACCAGTGTAAGATACGCCTGCCTTAATAGAGAGAATAGCTGATAAAATGGGAGGGAAAATGGGATCCTTTATATCAAATTTCCTATATATCTCGCTAATTAATGCTACTGAAACTGCACTACTACTTTTTAGGCCTCCTTGTTGAGGTAATTCCGAATTAACTTCCACTAAAATATCCGGTATTGAATATTTTTCCTTAAAATAATCTATAATTATTTTTATTAAATCTGTCTCTTTTGATCTATCTCTTATTCCTTCCTTAACATTAACGCTGACCTTCATATTTAAAGCCATTGTAGAACCATACCATGAAGGTAAAGCGTTTACTATTGAGACTCCACCGTAGGCTTGCATAAATTAACATACCTCCTCCAACGTTCTTCCACAGTCTTAGCTTGCTCTTCAGATAACCTAACTGTAGGAATTACACCAGCACGTAAAGCATGATCAACTAATACGATTGCTACCATTGCCTCAACTACAGTAACTCCTCTGATTGCTACAGCTGGATCATGTCTGCCTATAACTGATATCGTAGCCTCTTCTAAGCTTCTCAAATCTACCGTTTTTTGTGGCTTCCTGATCGAACTTGTAGGCTTAAACGCACATCTAAGAACTATGTCTTCACCATTAGTTAATCCGCCTAATATTCCTCCAGCATTATTATATCTCCAACCTAATCTGTTATCTTTTCTAATAATTTCATCATTAGCCTCACTACCTTTCATTTTAGCCATTTTAAAGCCTAAGCCATATTCGAATCCAACTACAGCAGGAATGGACATTATAGCCTTAGCTAAATCAGCTTTCAATTTATCGAAAACTGGTTCGCCTAAACCTATCGGCGGATTTCTAACAATTATCTCAGCAATCCCACCGTAACTATCACCGTCTTGCGTAGCTTTCCTTATCAGATCCTCGTATTTAGCCTCAAGGTCTTTTTTACTAGCTCTTACCGGACTGTATTTAGAACATAATACCTCATCGAATGATACTTCATTATTTAACTCTTCTGGTCCCAAACTTTTTAAATGACCTGCTACCCATGTGTCGGTTAACATTAACAGTTTCTTAGCTATAGCCCCTGCAATCACTCTACTTACAGTTTCTCTAGCACTTGCTCTCCCACCCCCTCTATAATCCCAGTTTTCGTATCCATATTTCATAATGTAAGGCAAATCAGCATGTCCAGGTCTTGGTTTATATCTTATTTCTTCATATAATGACGAAATTACGTCAGAATTCTTAACTATTACAGCTATTGGCGCACCAGTAGTCCTTCCGTTAAATATACCACTTAATATTTCAGGCTCGTCCTTCTCTCTTCTCCCAGAGACATATAATCTTCCAGGTCTTCTAAACTCTAATTCAAACCTTATATCATCGACAGATAATGGTAGACCAGCTGGTAGCCCGTCTATTACTACTCCTACTGATGGACCATGACTCTCTCCGAAAGTAGTTATTCTATATCTCTCGCCTAATGAGTTTCCTGGCATAAAGATACTCTATAATCTTTTCATAAGGAACACTCTTATTAAACCATATCTTCTCAGATTCCATTGCTTGTCTTACTAAAATTTCAATACCATCTATATATTTAAGACCATATTTTTTAGCTTTTTTAACTAATTCAGTCTCTACCGGATCGTAAACAAGTTCTATCACAAATTTAGCGTTTTTTACACACTCGTCAGTTACTATAGAAGGATTAGGTGTAGCATTAACTATTAGATCGTTATTGTTATCGCAGTTCTTTGTAACAACTGCATTTATTCCATTTTTGTTCAAAGAATTAACTAATTCTATGGCTTTCTCAGTGGTTCTGTTAAGTATTTTCAAGAAACATCCCAACTCTCCTAAGGCGAAAGCAACAGCCTTTGAAGCCCCACCTGCCCCAAAAATTTGACATGTTAATCCACTAATACTATTAAACTTCTCCGAAACTAAGACCTTTATTGCCATGTAATCTGTATTAAAGCCCTCACCTCTAAATATCGTATTGATAGCTCCGATTCTCTCATAAGCATTGTTTATTCTCTTCAAGTACGAAATAACCTTCTCTTTATAAGGTATCGTAACATTGAGCCCCTCCGCCACTTCTAATAGACCTATAACTGCATTATTAAACTTCGTCTCATCTAAGTCAAATACCAAATAGACAGCATTTACTCCAAGAAGTTTAAACGAATAATTATGTATATAAGGTGATAAAGTGTACTTGATATTTTTTCCGATTAGACCATATAGTTTGGTGTTGTAATTTATTTCCTCAAACATTGAAACGCAAACCCCTTAATAATCTCTAAAGGTACATCAACCCCTTTCCAGCTTCCTATCCTTGTAGGAAATGGCATCTTTATAACATTACCTCTATGTTTTTTATCCCTTTCAATAGCAGATATTGCCTTATCCAAATTTATGTCATATTTAAGTTGTGAAACATCGTAAGGTAACCCATATAATTGAATTAGCCATAAAACGTCTTCTACCACTCCCTCCTCAGCATATCCTAGTTCCTCTGCTATCTTAGCTTCACATAGCATTCCAACAGAAACAGCGTAACCATGAGCAATCATGAACTCTGAACCCGCTTCGATTGCATGTCCAATCGTATGACCAAAATTTAATACTATTCTTATACCTTTATTCTCCCTTTCGTCTTCTTTTACCACATTTATTTTATCAAGAGATGATCTATAGATAATTTCTTCTAATGCCTCTTCATCCTTAGCTAATATTTTATCCTTATTAAGGGACAAGAAGTCATATAACTCTTTATCTAGAGTAAGTCCATACTTTATAACTTCTGCTAATCCCTTTAATAACTCATCAGCTGGTAAAGTTTCCAAAAATTTTAGATCAGAAATTATTAACGAAGGTTGATAAAAGGTGCCAAGGACGTTCTTTATATCCCCAAAATTTACTCCATTTTTCCCTCCTATCGAAGCATCAACCATACCTAAAAGCGTCGTAGGTATATTAATTAAGTTAATACCACGCAGATAAATTGAAGCTACGAAACCTGCCACATCTGTTACTGTTCCTCCTCCTAAGGCAACAAGATAATCTCCCCTATCAAACCCTCTATTAAATAACTCCTTAATGATTAACATAACATTAGATAAATCCTTTGAATCTTCTCCATCATTAATCGGAATATCATAAAATCTTTCCAAATATGTTTTAATTCCATCAACATTAATCTTCTTAGAATGAATCAGAGCTACGTTCTTATCCTTAATTTCACTTAATTTGCTTAAAGCCCCTTTTCCTATAACAATATTTACCTTGGAACAACATATGTCTTCAGAAATCTCTATCATAATCCTCTACCTAAGGCTTGGGCTAAGCTCCTTATCCTATTCATTAAGACCTCGAATGACTCTATTGTTAATTGTTGTTCAGAATCACTTAATGCTTTTTCAGGCTCCGGATGGACCTCAATCAGCAGCATATCAGCTCCAGCTGCTACTGATGCTAATGCTAATGAGTGAACTAATTCTCTTCTACCAGCAGGATGACTAGGGTCAGCACAAATAGGTAAGTGAGTCATCATTTTTGCTGCTATCATTCCACCTATATCGATAGTAAATCTAGTAGACTTTTCGAAAGTCCTTATTCCTCTCTCACATAATACAACGTTTCCATTACCTTCGAGTAGAATATACTCAGAGGCTTGTAGCCATTCTTCAACAGTATTTCCCATTCCTCTCTTTAACAGCACTGGTTTCCCTATTTTACCCACTTCCTTTAACAAGGAAAAATTCTGAGCGTTTCTAGCTCCTATTTGAACCATATCTACATATTTCTTAAATATTTCTGTATCTCTAGTATCCATGATCTCAGTGACTATTGGCAATCCAACCTCATCTCCAACTTTTCTCAATAACTTTACTCCTTCCTCGCCTAAACCTTGGAAAGAATATGGACTAGTTCTAGGCTTATAAGCTCCTCCTCTAAGCAAAGAGGCTCCTGCTCTTTTAATTCCTTTAGCCGCAGTACTAAGTTGCTCCTCGCTTTCCACAGCACATGGCCCGGCAGCAACGACTATCTTATTTCCACCAATTTCAGTATCTTTAACCCTTACTATTGTAGGTTCCTTTTTCCAATCATTACTTGAAAGAACATAAGATTTCCTCACGTTTACAGCTATTTCTATACTATCATCTACAATATCTTTAGCGTACTGATC includes:
- the aroC gene encoding chorismate synthase, translated to MPGNSLGERYRITTFGESHGPSVGVVIDGLPAGLPLSVDDIRFELEFRRPGRLYVSGRREKDEPEILSGIFNGRTTGAPIAVIVKNSDVISSLYEEIRYKPRPGHADLPYIMKYGYENWDYRGGGRASARETVSRVIAGAIAKKLLMLTDTWVAGHLKSLGPEELNNEVSFDEVLCSKYSPVRASKKDLEAKYEDLIRKATQDGDSYGGIAEIIVRNPPIGLGEPVFDKLKADLAKAIMSIPAVVGFEYGLGFKMAKMKGSEANDEIIRKDNRLGWRYNNAGGILGGLTNGEDIVLRCAFKPTSSIRKPQKTVDLRSLEEATISVIGRHDPAVAIRGVTVVEAMVAIVLVDHALRAGVIPTVRLSEEQAKTVEERWRRYVNLCKPTVESQ
- a CDS encoding shikimate kinase, with translation MQAYGGVSIVNALPSWYGSTMALNMKVSVNVKEGIRDRSKETDLIKIIIDYFKEKYSIPDILVEVNSELPQQGGLKSSSAVSVALISEIYRKFDIKDPIFPPILSAILSIKAGVSYTGALDDATAAFCGGISYTYNKYFKIIKVQKPIEDISVLVLLRGGRQINIDIKKLRDFQMIFEEIFQIGLRDPLEAMKLNGILIANLLGYSLDPVRDALKKGAVASGISGNGPSYFAIVKEGDEGPVYEILKRYGNVIITRPMNLDCKDLSI
- the aroA gene encoding 3-phosphoshikimate 1-carboxyvinyltransferase, producing the protein MIAKIYPSKITGTIKAPQSKSIAIRLIFLSLFTKVKLKDLVLSEDVSDAINAVKALGVNVNNDFEFIPPKSLEIKEKYIKLKGSATTLRMLIPIISAVGGEVIIDADEPLRRRPIKRVVETLGNYGVKFSSESLPVKMSGKLNSDYIKIHGDESSQYISGLIYALHILNGGKIEVIPPFSSRSYVYLTADIFNKQGSRVNIKDNIITIETLRLEEYDGEVGGDYGLSAFYALASLVTGGELTIYNLWKPGNYFGDHNIVQIFSKMGAYSIYDEGKWYLRAEHKYSPIRLDIDDIPDLAMPISGLAGIAYGISELYNIKRLRIKESDRVNSIKDILNSYSIEVNVEDNTLSIVGKGIDAVRSINITKCYNDHRVAMLSSVLGLISGGTVEEAECVNKSNPNYWKDLISLGAKISIS
- a CDS encoding Rieske (2Fe-2S) protein — protein: MEIRLKRSDFKTGERKRIDANGRGIIIFCLGPNKFFAFDDKCPHLGCDIFKYGVIIKEELICQCHFSHFSIYDGSPRKGASKKPIKTYKVKIEDDNIVIYD
- the aroF gene encoding 3-deoxy-7-phosphoheptulonate synthase; its protein translation is MMLYILKANVDTSLLKEKLNRSSASYKFLNLYGKNLLLVWPDQYAKDIVDDSIEIAVNVRKSYVLSSNDWKKEPTIVRVKDTEIGGNKIVVAAGPCAVESEEQLSTAAKGIKRAGASLLRGGAYKPRTSPYSFQGLGEEGVKLLRKVGDEVGLPIVTEIMDTRDTEIFKKYVDMVQIGARNAQNFSLLKEVGKIGKPVLLKRGMGNTVEEWLQASEYILLEGNGNVVLCERGIRTFEKSTRFTIDIGGMIAAKMMTHLPICADPSHPAGRRELVHSLALASVAAGADMLLIEVHPEPEKALSDSEQQLTIESFEVLMNRIRSLAQALGRGL
- a CDS encoding shikimate dehydrogenase: MFEEINYNTKLYGLIGKNIKYTLSPYIHNYSFKLLGVNAVYLVFDLDETKFNNAVIGLLEVAEGLNVTIPYKEKVISYLKRINNAYERIGAINTIFRGEGFNTDYMAIKVLVSEKFNSISGLTCQIFGAGGASKAVAFALGELGCFLKILNRTTEKAIELVNSLNKNGINAVVTKNCDNNNDLIVNATPNPSIVTDECVKNAKFVIELVYDPVETELVKKAKKYGLKYIDGIEILVRQAMESEKIWFNKSVPYEKIIEYLYARKLIRREI
- the aroB gene encoding 3-dehydroquinate synthase, with translation MIEISEDICCSKVNIVIGKGALSKLSEIKDKNVALIHSKKINVDGIKTYLERFYDIPINDGEDSKDLSNVMLIIKELFNRGFDRGDYLVALGGGTVTDVAGFVASIYLRGINLINIPTTLLGMVDASIGGKNGVNFGDIKNVLGTFYQPSLIISDLKFLETLPADELLKGLAEVIKYGLTLDKELYDFLSLNKDKILAKDEEALEEIIYRSSLDKINVVKEDERENKGIRIVLNFGHTIGHAIEAGSEFMIAHGYAVSVGMLCEAKIAEELGYAEEGVVEDVLWLIQLYGLPYDVSQLKYDINLDKAISAIERDKKHRGNVIKMPFPTRIGSWKGVDVPLEIIKGFAFQCLRK